TCCCCTTGTTCTTCAAGGAATTAGTTGCACATTTGAAGGAGGACACAAGATTGGGATTGTTGGCAGGACCGGCAGTGGGAAGACGACTATGATAGGTGCTCTTTTCCGTTTGGTAGAGCCAGTAGGGGGACGAGTGGTCATAGATAGCATTGACATCTCTACCATTGGACTTCATGATCTGAGATCGCGGTTAGGTATTATACCTCAGGATCCTATTCTCTTCAATGGTACTGTTAGATACAATTTGGATCCTCTGTCTCAACACTCTGACCAGGAAATTTGGGAGGTATAATTTTTGCTGACATGATACAGTTGAACAAAATCAAATAATCATTTGCCGCAATAATAAGAATGATTTTTCATGTATGCTCATAAGGTTCTCGGAAAGTGCCAGCTTGAAGAAGCAGTACGAGAGAAAGGAGATGGATTGGATTCACTAGGTATTCTTTCAAGATATTGAATGTGGTTCCATTGTCTTAGAGGTCCAAGTCATTAATGTCAATTTGATATTGCAGTCGCAGACGATGGATCAAATTGGAGCATGGGGCAACGCCAACTGTTCTGTTTGGGTCGTGCGCTGTTGAGGAGATGCCGAATTCTAGTGTTGGATGAAGCCACTGCATCAATTGACAATGCAACCGACTCTATTCTACAGAAGACCATAAGGGTTGAATTTGCTGACTGCACTGTGATCACAGTGGCTCACAGAATTCCAACCGTGATGGACTGCACAATGGTGCTTGCCCTCAGTGATGGTAAGCTTTATAATGCCTCTTAACCTTACATAACACTATTATTGACCAATCGACCTTCCAAAAACTTTCTAATGTTCTGTAGATTTATAAGTCctcttcattttcatttaaactgACGATGTGTTCATCTTGTTTGTCAGGAAAAATAACGGAATATGACGAGCCAATGAAATTGATGAACACAGAAGGATCTCTGTTTGCGAAACTTGTAAAAGAATACTGGTCTCATAGTCACTCTGCAGATTCTATCTGAAGTAACGTATCCGTCAGAACCATGGTCAGGGAACGGTTCATATGTAATTGCCACTAAAGAAACTGTTAACAGTATCTATAGAGACTCCATCATCAAAAGTTACATCGTTTTAAGTTGTAAAACTCTTAAACGACTATTCCATCTATCATTTGGTGATAAGGATGTCCTAATGCTATGGACAGGGTTAACCTTTACTTATTTAAATTAcgttattaattattattttttctaagtttgttatttctctttttatttcttttagtataatttttttgtatattagGTTCAcctaggattttttatttttccttgccgAACTTAAATATGTACTAAGGTTCGATGTGTTTTTTTCCCGGTCGAAGATATAATACTGAGGAAAACTAGCCGAATCAAAAGAAACTTGATAAATTAAAAAAGAATTTACAAAACTTaagataaaaaagtaaaaaaaaaaagaaatgaacatTAAAGAGAAAACGGCCCCTAGTTCAGCTTGCCATCCCTGTTCTCCAAAATTTCATGCTCTCAAAGAGGTCCCAAGTTCGAATTTCCAAtgtggctaggttacccatgaggctcgctgatagattagcacaacaacctgtcgttggagcttaacttgttaggcttccaactagtttcatttaataATATTTATCCACtagtataataaaaaaaaaaatttaaaaaaggaaaataaataaaagggtTTTTATTTTTAGTTGGGTGAGTGGTCCCCTCAAAAAGAGGGATGTCCCCACAAAAACGTTCAAGACAGACTTTAAGGACACCAAACAAATTTGTCTGAGGGGCACACATTGTGCCACAATGATAGATTTTACATCACAGAATTCGTATCCAGAAGAATATTTTTAGGTCTACAAATGTTTGGATCCTCCTTCGTAAACCAAACTGCCAAAGGACTGCATTAAACGTGCAGTAGGGTCTTCCGGTCTTTGAACACCACATCTTCAAGCACTGTACGTGTTCACTGATACACCATGGATGTGTACATTCGAATGCCAACAATTAATCACCATTATGATGGTAGTGGTTGGAACTTAGAAATTATCCAGCTAGTCTTCCCTTACATTTCTTGCGTGAGCACTAGTACGTTTACTATCCATTCCCACTACATGCATTGTTTGGCTTGATTCATCTGACGTTTTCCTAACAGAGTATTAGGGTTCTTGCCCATCCTAAGTAAAACGACTTACAATAGCCAGGAAAACAAGTGTTTAAACGTTGACGGGAATGATATCGGAGGTAGACCAGTCTGGTCCAAAGTGAATACCGATGTGTACGCACGGTGAATTATGTTCACCGAAACAAGGTTTGAAGTAGATCTAGTCTAGGCAAGGACGGAGTACTAAACGTAGTCTTTCTTGATTAACTACCCCCACCCAATATAGGTGATCTTTATTGGGTCCGTTCCTGAGCCTAGCAATAACTTTTTGATGTTGGAGTCATCTCACCAAGCGAGTCATTCAAATGATAGTGTGATACATAACCATCCCTACCTACCACAAAGTATATTAGATAGGATTTTAATGCAGAACCAGATTAGTTCCCGTGCTATGCACCGGGCTTATACCACTACAAGAAACTTAACCTATTGCAGTACCCAATGGTTATGGTGGAAACCCCTACTAGTGCCGCAATAACCTATGTAGCAATAAGTCTATTGCAGCACCTGATCTTTAttgctgcagcaagagattatacttttttgccacacttttttcatattgttgttaaagttgtgtgACAAATGTTTCATTTTGCAGCAGTAAATTATAGCTTTTAGTTGCAGCTGAAAAGTATTGTGACTAGAAATTTGTttttgcaacacctatattgaaggtgtggcAATATATAGTGAAGCAATAGGtagattttcttgtagtgttATTTTCCTTTAacgatatttttgatttggtgtgggtGGGGCTTCGTTCCGCCCTGTGCTAATGTCTTTTTAAATCATTGTGGACGGGGTTTCGACCTTCCCATGACGATGCATTTTTCATTACGTGTGCGCGGGGATTCTTCATGCCGCGTGGCCATGCATTTTCCTTACTAACACAATTTCCTTACCAACAAGATTTCCACAATAACACGATTcccttttggtttaaattctttatcttacaattttttttttatctttttagaTGGTAGTAGACAGACTCTTTTATCATATTTATACTCCCATCAACTCTACCACTTAAAcggtataaaaaaaaaacagttcgATCGCCATTGAATTAACATTCTTAATTAGCTATTTTGTACCGCAAACTCGAGAAAATCCAGCAGTGAAGAACTGTTCAAACAACATCTTGCAGTGAATGTAGTTTGACTATTCCGTGGGCTCACAACATTAACTATCTACAGTTTGTCTTGAAATAGAGTGGGAGTTTCACGGAATAGAACGGGAGTTTGACGAAAGTATTGTTCACATGAGATGGTGTTACTAATATACagttaagtatttggtgtaaCGAATTTTTTTAGGTTACACCTATTTTTTTGTGGACGCCGCCGTTACTAACGAACGGTTAAATGCTTAATGTAAACAAAGTGTAATCCAGATATTGATATTCCCACAAATAGGTCTATGTAAAGTGTCCACCATAACTTCTACATTAGAAAAGGTCTATTTCGGTCAATAGGAAGTGAGGGTTTCGTCATTGTTCAATATGGGAGCTTATTTTGTCAAGGCCTTCAAGGAGGAAGATGAATATATTTGTGAGATTTGCATGCATAACTAAGAAGGAAATTTCGTGGAAGAAGCATATGAATACGTTTTACTTACGGGTCAGGTTTTCTCCCCTGTCGGTTTTGGCTTCTACTCTAAGATTCTATTAGTCCTATTTTGATGCATGCCGTCCCATGACAGCCATCCGTACAAAATCGTATCCGTTGTTGTCTATTGCAACTATTGTCTAAACCGCAGTTTCGTATGTCTTTGTTCAGCAAGATCTACCATTTATCATACAGGTCGGTCCAACAACAAAAGGAAAATAAAGCACAATAACGACAGCATAGGAATGCAGATACATGCGACGGTTCACAACGGCATTGTCAGGGAGCTAGGAACCTGCCTGGAAATTGCGCATAATGAATGAGCTTTTGTCATTAATTAGCTTGGATGTGTCCGGCTAGGACCGTCCATTGTTCCATCACATGGTTTGCCATTAGATGGCTCAAAAAATCTTTGCTAAATTTCCTCCACAACATTCTTTTTCCGGATAAAGGCAATgataaatcaattccatgcccACAACCATCTTTTCCAAACATTGGTTTAAACCTCTAGAGGAGGTTTCCAAGACGGTCGGACTCTTTTTCCTTTAGTCATGACCTTTCGTATCATAAGAAAATGACTCAAAACATGACAAGAGATAAAAATAGCCTAGGCACAAAAAGAAAGCACAAACAGTACAACTTCTCGAAAAAAGAGATGTTAGCCAAACAGATAATCTCTCCTTTCCTAACACGAAAACGTAACTACTGCAAGgagtagaggtgtaaaacgtacCCGTCCGGCACACGAAATCGCGTGCTTCACGTGTCATGTGTCGTGTTGTGctgtgccaacgatttaaacgtgttgtgtcatgctttactagtcaaaagctaggcacaGCACAACCCACGGGCACAACACACGAATAAACATGTTGTGTCGTGCCGTGCCGTGCTGGCACACGTGAcataaacaatttgaaatcacttattcggacattatcacgagaatttaaatagacaacatatcatttgaaattgtttcaagtaaaattaacaagtttattcaatacAAAGAAATAgcccatcaaatataaaattggatctttgccatgtaaattaatgttctagtcaaatatAGGTAACGGATTATAATAACgatatatattttccaaatatttaggtattatatgtgttgttataaaaataagccaacataaaatgtcaaaaactagcgAGAATAGTaattcttttgtgaaatatacacaaaatgtgatgtattatgcctTGTTATATGGTTTACTTGTGCATGCTATGACGCGCTTTCTTAATGTGCTGTGCTGGGCGGGGCACGTGCTTATCCGTGCTGTGTTGTGCTACTGTGCTGATTAGGCTAACCCAGCACAACCCATGAAACTAACGTGCTGGGCTGGGATCAGATTTTAGCGTGTTGTGTTGGGCTGTGCTCGTGgtggcacaacccaatttacacctctaacaAGGAGTTATCAAATTTCACAGGTGTTTTATCAAATCCACATGAAAAAGACATTCCTCACCACCCGATACAGTAATCAAGTATCCGATTGCGAGTGGAATTTAGTAACCTCTTGCAGCAGCCTTTGAAAACAGTGGGCAACTGAATTGTTTGGGAAAGGATATCCTTTTATTCTTCACATGCCctatgaacaacaacaaaaaagtaaaatatatgcttttaaaatataaaattaattgATTAAAATTGTGCATGCATGTTGCACGTTTTGGTAGATATGTCTCGAACAAAACAAGATGGTCAATAAAGTAAGTTTGTCTCGTGTTATTGTGTAACTAAAAACAATATACTACTCACGAGGTTATGTCATTTTTTGGGGTCAGGAATTAATTAGCTAGCAGTTCCGAGTCACTTTTTTACATGAAAAATTCTTCTAGTGTCGGTAAAAGTCAATAATGTTTGAGCAGTGAGTCAGAGAGTATAAGAGAAAACTGTAAAATACTAGACATCTTCAAAGCTGTTGAAAACTGAATTGTATTCCCATGTTATTGTCTTCGTTTAAGTCCCCAATTCCAAAATAGTGACCACTTTGAAATATGAGAAACTAGACAAATCAGTGAGTTTGTGAAATACGTTGTGAGCTTAAAAATCTTTGTTCTCGGGTGCATCCGATCAATGAACGTAttagactcaaaaaaaaaaaaaaaaagtcttggtGAATGTAGAAATTAAACTTTTGAAAGATTTTAGACAATAAGGGTGAAAATTTAAAACTACTGCAGAGGATGATTATGTAAAAGTttacaacacaattaatttgagGTTGAAGTAACTTGTCCTGTGCTTATAAAAATGATAAGTAGAGAGTGTGAGGAGTGATAACCAAACCAAACCAGCTCTAGCGGTTTCCAGTAATTGATGAGACAAGATATTCAGTGCTCATGTACTTACTTGTTCCTCCTTCATTTCTTAATTGAACTGAAAATGTGAATGAGAGTTTCATTTTATCTTCTCTTAGGGTTTCTCTTTTGAATCAACTTCAGAATCTCAGTTCTACTTTGAATCTTAAGATCCGAAACTTCATCAGGTAATCTTTGTCCTCATTtactctttcataattattaCCAGTTTATCAACTTTCTCAAACTAGTTTGACAGTTTGTTGATGTTGGAGAatctatttttttgtatatatatatatatatatatattttaaaaagtTTAGATTTCGTTATTATTACTATGCTTTTagttttcattaattcttttacaGCATTTCGAACTTCATTATTTGGCATTAATCGATCTATCTCTAGAGTCTAAACTATCCATCTATCTATATATATCTTGCAGAGTAGTAGTTTTTCATTTACATAGTTTGACCAGCCAAAGGTATGATGAGGGTTTCTTCTTTTGATCATGCGACATGGTGTAGTTCTGAGGATTGCAAAAAGTATGATGAAGGTTTTAGATTGTGCCCAATATTTCCATCAAATTTAATACAAAAAAGGGAGTAATTCTAAATGGGCTGTGCCAAAAAACAATTCcaaaaaatttaaagaaaaacatcaaaataaaatatttcttggaaactctcATAAAACTTTTTgatagaaatttcaatcattaatTTTGATTATCAATAGCATTCATGACCTAAATAACTGAAACATTCACTAAAATCTAAAACAAGGTGCACCTTCATTATCAATAACATTCATTATCAATAGCATTCATGGACTAAATAACTGAAACATTCACTAAAGCGGAGTTTGTCAATTTTGTAGTCTCATTAGAAAGGTGGACTTCTATTCTCAAGGTTATTTTTTCCTCAAATATCCTTATTTATAATGCATTTACCAAAATATAATATTTGGAATAAGGCGAGGATAAATTAGGAAAGTAAGAGAAATTTTATGAAAAactaaatattttctttattctaaGAGAATATTGCTTGGCATAAAGTTGGGAAAATGTCAAATTGACATATATTTACTTTTCCACAAGGGGACCTATACAAAGGTACAAAGATATGGTATATGAATATGACACATAGAGCAATAGATGTTTTAATGGAAAAAAATTCAGgtcacgtaaaaaaaaaaaatctaaaatgaaaaagAGTAATTTTAGATAAACCGTGGAGAAAAATTCCACCAAAACCGACGAAATCGTTCATCCGGCCTGAACGTTATggtattcagaaaaaaaaaaaagaccatttTATGTGTCTAGGCGGTTTTGGAAGAGTTTACTTTTCACGGCGTGCTTGAAAAACAATGTTCATGTGTATTTTTTTAACTGAATTTTTACCGCAGACAATACGTTTGGCTATGAGATATGGTTGAAAGTTATCTGTCTATTTTTATAACTTCAAAAACTCTTTATTTTCATAGTGAATTGAGCAGTTTTTTAGATGGTGATAATTCTTAATCTGCGTCAAATTCTTATCACAGGGTTATTTTTCTGTACAACTTGCACAAAGTTAATTTTTGGGGCCTAAAGCTAGAAGCACAGAGGAACACCAATTATGGGGGATTTTTGGTCTGTGTTTTGTGGAGAATTTGATCATTGTTCAAGTGGTGATCATGGACAGCCATGTGGTTCTCCATTCCATGCAATTTACTCTCCTGATACATGTGCCAACAATGCCATTGTCATTTTGGTCAATATCCTGCTAATACTTATGTTCTTCCTAAGCTTTATTTGCAAGCCCTCGTCGAGACCGTTGCAGAATCCAAATAGTACTTTTTCGCCTTTCGGACTGGTCTCCGCCATTTTTAATGGCAGTTTGGGATTGGTATACGTCGGGTTCGGAGTTTGGATTCTACAAGACCGGAGTGTTTTACCAGTACATAGGTGGCTGGTGTTATTACTTCAGGGTTTCACATGGTTGTGTCTTGGTTTAACCGTCGGCCTAAACGGAAAAAATCTGGAGAAAAAAATCATGTGGCTCTGTGCTATAGCTACTTGCTTGTTTGCAGGAATCTTATGTGTATTGTCTGTTGTTGATGCCATTGACGATAACCAAGTTTCAGGCAAGACTATTTTAGATGTTTTATCTCTGCCAGGAGCAATTGTATTGCTGTTATGCACATATAAGCTAAAAACAGGTGAACACCATAATGATGTAGCCGGTTATTCTCTCCTGAATGCTGAACCTAGTGGTAAGACTACTGAAACCCCTTTTGCGAAAGCCGGGTTGTTTAGTAAAGCGTCGTTCTGGTGGTTGAACCCATTGATGAAAAAAGGGAAGAAACACACCCTCAAGGACGAGGATATACCCAGGTTGCGGAAGGTTGATCAAGCTGAAACCTCTTATTTGTTATTCATCGAGGAAATGAAGAAGCTTAAGCAAATTGATCCGTCTAGTCCACCTTCGGTTTTGCGAGCTATCATTAATTGCTTCTGGAAGGATATTCTGATTTCAGGCGTTTTTGCTATGATCAAGACTCTTACACTTTCTGTTGGTCCACTGCTTATCAGTGCATTCATTGAGGTTGGAGAAGGAAGAGAATCTTTTAAACATGAAGGTTATGTCTTGGCTGTAACATTGTTGTTTGCGAAATGCTTAGAATCCCTGTCGCAGAGGCAGTGGTATTTTCGCAGCAGGCTTATGGGTATTCAAGTAAGGTCAGTACTCTCTGCAGCTATTTACAGGAAGCAATTGAGACTTTCTAATGCTGCGAAAAAGATGCATTCAGCTGGTGAAATAATGAACTACGTCACTGTGGATGCTTACAGAGTAGGCGAATTCcctttttatcttcaccaaacaTGGACAACAGGTCTGCAAATTGTTGTTGCGCTTGTGATTCTCATCCGTGCTGTAGGACCTGCAACGGTTGCTACTATGATCGTAATAGTACTCACCGTGCTATGCAATACTCCATTAGCCAAGCTACAACATAAGTTCAAGGGTAAACTCATGGGTGCACAGGATAAACGGTTAAAGGCTATGTCCGAAGCTCTTGTTAGCATGAAAGTGCTAAAACTTTACGCGTGGGAGATGcaattcaaaaatgtcatcgaaGGACTACGAAAAGAGGAATATAAATGGTTGTCAATTGTGCAACTGCAGAAAGCATACAGTAGTTTTCTCTTCTGGTCAGCTCCTGTGTTGGTCTCGGCTGCAACTTTTGGGACATGTTACTTTCTTGGTGTTCCACTTCATGCTAGCAATGTTTTCACTTTTGTATCAACTTTCCGTATCGTGCAAGAACCTATCAAAGCAATCCCTGATGTTATTGGAATTGTCATCGATGCAAATGTTGCATTCTCAAGGATTGTGAAGTTCCTTGGCGCGCCAGAGTTGGAGAACGAAAAAAATGTCAGTGACAAGAAAAATTCAGAGATGCATAAGCCAAGTATTTCTATAAAGTCAGGTAATCTTTCATGGGAAGAGGGCGCACCAAAGCCAAGTCTAAGAGGTATAAACCTAGTGGTTCAGCCTGGTGAGAAGGTGGCAATATGCGGAGAGGTCGGTGCAGGTAAATCGACTCTCTTAGCAGCAGTTCTTGGAGAGGTTCCGTACGTGGAAGGACAGGTACATTTGCACCCACTATAAAAAATGATTCTAACATTCATAGCTGACAACAGCATCTCAGTTCTATTTATACGACTCTTGCAGATTGAAGTTTCTGGGAAGATTGCGTATGTTTCTCAGACGGCGTGGATTCAGTCAGGAAGCATACAGGATAATATTCTATTTGGATGCAACATGGATAGACAAAGATACCAAGAAACACTTGAAAAATGTTCTTTGTCAAAGGACCTTGAGATGCTACCTTTCGGAGATCTCACTGAAATAGGAGAAAGAGGAATTAATCTAAGTGGTGGTCAAAAGCAACGTATTCAACTTGCCCGTGCGCTCTATCAAGATGCAGATATATATCTCTTGGATGATCCGTTCAGTGCAGTTGATGCTCACACTGCTACAAGCCTATTCAATGTGAGATTGCATTTCTCTTCTCCTGAACCCCGAACCCTGAAAATGAAAACTAACTTGTATTGTTCTGTATGCAGGAATATGTAATGGGAGCTCTTTCAGGGAAGACAGTCTTACTAGTCACTCATCAAGTCGATTTCCTTCCTGAATTTGATTCTATACTGGTTAGTCTCCAATTCAAATCTATCACCATTCTGCTCAAACTTACTTCTTGTTCTAACCTTTCTGACAGTTGATGTCAGATGGGGAAATCCTACATGCTGCTCCATATCATGCGCTGTTGAGTTCTAGCAAAGAGTTTTCTGACCTTGTCAATGCGCACAAAGATACAGCCGGTACTGAAAGTCGGCCCACTGAAGTTGCATCTCCCATTATACCTATTAAGGAAATTGCAGTAAGCAAAAACAAGAAGCAATTTATAGAGCCAGTGGGAGATCAACTAACCAAGAAAGAAGAGCGAGAAAGTGGAGACACCGGTTTGAAACCATATATACAGTATCTGAATCAGAACAAAGGTTACTTTTACTTTGGCTTAGGAATTTTTTCTCACCTCACGACAGTAATAGGGCAAATAATGCAAAACTCTTGGATGGCTGCTAATGTCGACAATGCTCAAGTCAGCAAAGCAAGATTGATTATAGTGTACTTGATTATCGGATTTACGTCAACGTTGTTCATACTTGTGAGGAGTCTTTGTACAGTTTCTTTGGGTATGCAGTCAACACAAGCTTTATTCTCTCAGCTTCTGAAGTCCCTTTTCCATGCACCAATATCGTTCTATGACTCTACGCCTTTTGGAAGGATCTTAAGCCGGGTACGTAAGCATAACTGACGGAAGTTGTAGCATCAACTGAGAAATATATCCAGAGAGCTAAGTGTGGATACTGTTTATGTGTTTCTTTCACAGGTCTCTTCTGATTTGAGCATCATCGATCTTGACATTCCGTTTGCATTGATATTCTCTGTCAGTACTGCAATTAACACATACTCTATTCTTGGTGTTCTTGCTTTTGTTACATGGCAAGTACTGGCGCTCTCGATACCCATGGTAGTAATGGCGATACACTTACAGAAATACTACTTTGCTTCTGCTAAAGAGTTTATGCGCATCAATGGAACAACCAAGTCTGTGATAGCAAATCACCTTGCTGAATCCATAGCCGGAGCAATGACAATCAGGGCATTCGGGGAGGAAGAACGATTCTTCGCTAAGAATCTTGATCTCATTGACAAAAATGCAAGTCCTTACTTTCACATTTTTTCTGCAAACGAGTGGTTGATTCAACGCTTAGAGACCCTGAGTGCCATTGTTCTTTCCTCCTCTGGACTTATGATGGTCCTGCTTCCTCCAGGGACTTTTGGTTCAGGTAGGTGCATTAAGCCATTTTTCAAGAAAAGAACAGCTTTATTTGCCAGGAAATTTAAGAATTCCGTCAGCAGTCCAATTAACAAGTTTACGATGCAGGATTCATCGGAATGGCGCTATCTTATGGTCTGTCATTGAACATAGCTCTTGTGCAATCTGTTCAAAACCAGTGCACGGTAGGAAATTACATCATTTCCGTGGAGAGGGTAAGTCAGTACATGCACGTTCCTAGCGAAGCCCCACAAGTAATTGAATCAAATCGTCAGCAACCAAGTTGGCCAGACAAGGGAAGAGTAGAGATCCTTGATTTAAAGGTAACCTGTTTTTCTGCTAAATTCTGCAGCTTCTTGGTTATAGTGAAGATTTCAATATGCTAATGAAATTTGTTTGAATCAGGTTCGATACAGGATCGACACTCCACTAGTTTTGCGTGGAATCAGTTGCACATTCGACGGAGGGCACAAAATTGGGATTGTAGGTAGAACAGGCAGCGGAAAAACAACTCTCATCAGTGCACTGTTCCGTTTGGTAGAGCCTGTAAGCGGGAAAATCATCATAGATGGTGTCGACATTTCAAAAATTGGACTTCATGATCTACGGTCATGCTTAGGGATCATTCCTCAAGATCCAACTCTCTTTAATGGGACAATCAGATACAATTTGGACCCTTTGTCAGAACACACAGACTCAGAAATCTGGGAGGTTCTGCGAAAATGCCAGCTTCAAGAATCTGTACAAGAGAAAGGAGAGGGACTGGATTCACTAGGTAAGATTTTATTTCTCTgttagtctggtatattttaggCGCGTTCACTAAGTTCAAGTCACTATTGCAGTTGCGGACGATGGATCAAACTGGAGCATGGGACAGCGACAGTTGTTCTGCTTAGGCCGTGCTCTGCTGAGGAGAAGTAGAATACTAGTGCTGGATGAAGCCACAGCATCAATTGACAATACAACTGACGCAATTCTTCAGAAAACGATCAGGGTGGAATTTGCAGATTGCACAGTGATAACAGTAGCTCACAGAATACCAACTGTGATGGACTGCACCATGGTGCTTGCTCTCAGTGACGGAAAACTAATGGAGTATGATGAACCCATG
This portion of the Papaver somniferum cultivar HN1 chromosome 11, ASM357369v1, whole genome shotgun sequence genome encodes:
- the LOC113321762 gene encoding ABC transporter C family member 10-like, coding for MGDFWSVFCGEFDHCSSGDHGQPCGSPFHAIYSPDTCANNAIVILVNILLILMFFLSFICKPSSRPLQNPNSTFSPFGLVSAIFNGSLGLVYVGFGVWILQDRSVLPVHRWLVLLLQGFTWLCLGLTVGLNGKNLEKKIMWLCAIATCLFAGILCVLSVVDAIDDNQVSGKTILDVLSLPGAIVLLLCTYKLKTGEHHNDVAGYSLLNAEPSGKTTETPFAKAGLFSKASFWWLNPLMKKGKKHTLKDEDIPRLRKVDQAETSYLLFIEEMKKLKQIDPSSPPSVLRAIINCFWKDILISGVFAMIKTLTLSVGPLLISAFIEVGEGRESFKHEGYVLAVTLLFAKCLESLSQRQWYFRSRLMGIQVRSVLSAAIYRKQLRLSNAAKKMHSAGEIMNYVTVDAYRVGEFPFYLHQTWTTGLQIVVALVILIRAVGPATVATMIVIVLTVLCNTPLAKLQHKFKGKLMGAQDKRLKAMSEALVSMKVLKLYAWEMQFKNVIEGLRKEEYKWLSIVQLQKAYSSFLFWSAPVLVSAATFGTCYFLGVPLHASNVFTFVSTFRIVQEPIKAIPDVIGIVIDANVAFSRIVKFLGAPELENEKNVSDKKNSEMHKPSISIKSGNLSWEEGAPKPSLRGINLVVQPGEKVAICGEVGAGKSTLLAAVLGEVPYVEGQIEVSGKIAYVSQTAWIQSGSIQDNILFGCNMDRQRYQETLEKCSLSKDLEMLPFGDLTEIGERGINLSGGQKQRIQLARALYQDADIYLLDDPFSAVDAHTATSLFNEYVMGALSGKTVLLVTHQVDFLPEFDSILLMSDGEILHAAPYHALLSSSKEFSDLVNAHKDTAGTESRPTEVASPIIPIKEIAVSKNKKQFIEPVGDQLTKKEERESGDTGLKPYIQYLNQNKGYFYFGLGIFSHLTTVIGQIMQNSWMAANVDNAQVSKARLIIVYLIIGFTSTLFILVRSLCTVSLGMQSTQALFSQLLKSLFHAPISFYDSTPFGRILSRVSSDLSIIDLDIPFALIFSVSTAINTYSILGVLAFVTWQVLALSIPMVVMAIHLQKYYFASAKEFMRINGTTKSVIANHLAESIAGAMTIRAFGEEERFFAKNLDLIDKNASPYFHIFSANEWLIQRLETLSAIVLSSSGLMMVLLPPGTFGSGFIGMALSYGLSLNIALVQSVQNQCTVGNYIISVERVSQYMHVPSEAPQVIESNRQQPSWPDKGRVEILDLKVRYRIDTPLVLRGISCTFDGGHKIGIVGRTGSGKTTLISALFRLVEPVSGKIIIDGVDISKIGLHDLRSCLGIIPQDPTLFNGTIRYNLDPLSEHTDSEIWEVLRKCQLQESVQEKGEGLDSLVADDGSNWSMGQRQLFCLGRALLRRSRILVLDEATASIDNTTDAILQKTIRVEFADCTVITVAHRIPTVMDCTMVLALSDGKLMEYDEPMKLMEREGSLFAKLVKEYWSHVHSANSS